In Canis lupus familiaris isolate Mischka breed German Shepherd chromosome 24, alternate assembly UU_Cfam_GSD_1.0, whole genome shotgun sequence, a single genomic region encodes these proteins:
- the SNRPB2 gene encoding U2 small nuclear ribonucleoprotein B'', which produces MDIRPNHTIYINNMNDKIKKEELKRSLYALFSQFGHVVDIVALKTMKMRGQAFVIFKELGSSTNALRQLQGFPFYGKPMRIQYAKTDSDIISKMRGTFADKEKKKEKKKAKTVEQTATTASKKPGQGTPNAANTQGNSTPNPQVPDYPPNYILFLNNLPEETNEMMLSMLFNQFPGFKEVRLVPGRHDIAFVEFENDGQAGAARDALQGFKITPSHAMKITYAKK; this is translated from the exons ATGGATATCAGACCAAATCATACAATTTACATTAACAATatgaatgacaaaattaaaaaagaag AATTGAAGAGATCCCTATACGCCCTGTTTTCTCAGTTTGGCCATGTGGTAGATATTGTAGCTTTAAAGACCATGAAGATGAGGGGGCAagcctttgttatttttaaggaacTGGGCTCATCCACAAATGCCTTGAGACAGTTACAAGGATTTCCATTTTATGGCAAACCAATG CGAATCCAGTATGCAAAAACAGATTCGGATATAATATCTAAAATGCGTGGCACTTTTgctgacaaagaaaagaagaaggaaaagaaaaaagcaaaaactgtggaacagactGCAACCACTGCAAGCAAAAAGCCTGGTCAG ggaacACCAAATGCAGCAAATACCCAAGGAAATTCAACACCAAATCCTCAG gTCCCTGATTACCCTCCAAACTATATTTTATTCCTCAACAATTTACCAGAAGAGACTAATGAGATGATGTTGTCTATGCTGTTTAATCA GTTTCCGGGCTTCAAAGAAGTACGTTTGGTACCCGGAAGGCATGACATTGCTTTTGTTGAATTTGAAAATGATGGACAGGCTGGAGCTGCCAGGGATGCTTTACAGGGATTTAAAATCACACCGTCCCATGCCATGAAGATCACATATGCCAAAAAATAA